GAAATCCATGTGGCAAATCAACAGGAATTTTTGAATGATAAAGAAATTTCCCTAGATTTCAAACGGGATTTAAGTTAGCAGCATGGTTTCCAGCACCGGCCAGCAGAAAGCTGCTTGCTTTAAACGTTGCTGCAACATTACAATAGATTGCCAAATTTTCCCAAATCTTCATTAACTTGTTAGGCTCACGACGCAACTACCTAAAAAGAATTTACATACTTGTAACCCTAAAGCAACATTCTAGAAATCAAGTCAAGAAAACATCACTACTACACATTACAATACTGTACTTTTAAATGGCCTTTTATCtgattttatgcttgaacaattaaatgaacgTATACGTCTATAAAAACGGACAATATttagattaaattacattatcaatgctgtaacaGAAACCTTATGGTATtgacaggtgagtgggcttgacaaacaacCTGTAGAAGAATCTTTTCTCTCCATgtatatgtaatttaataaactacGCTTACTTGCATCTATATATTGCTACACTATTTTAAGTCATTTGtatgtcactttggataaaagcatgtaAAATCTCTAATTGAAAATATTGAATTAAtcctttatttgttttacatttatataacacattCACTCTTATTCATATCAGTTCAAGGTAgttgaaatgtatattattttaacacCTTCAATCCatttaattatggtggcttgagaaagccaacatactgttatacataAACTTATTACTCttccatcttcttcttcttcttcttagactattttaagaacgctTCTCCTCCTCGAtaattcatactacaaccaccaaactaactcaaAACCTCCAAACCATGCTGAAGTAAGTTGcaatatcttttccaactgatccaactTACGGTTTCCCAAAAACTGTCCCCGAAATTTTGGAAAAGgctcattgacttaacattggaccaaactttgtgaacTCATAACTTTctaccagactgtcatacagacttaagattgggctcatttaactcagactaccaatctgccaatcactaatgacctttcaacttactagccacaccctagcaaccatttaaggcacgctagcaactgtcccatagacttccattataaaacaTTCtattacattggacatactaacaacataccaattcatactagaaatatactaatccatactagaaacatatcaacaacataccaatccatactggaaacatactaatgacatacTAACTCATACTCACcataaacatactagcaaacaTGCTATTTCATACTTTAAacatattcagttcaattcgtctttatttctatagcacttttacaatgtagttttgaatgaaatgttgaagttcagttcagtttagattagttttagtttttttcctcgccgctgttgccactgctttgcatggtttgggacttgtagagctgcgcatcgattcAGTGTTTGGACTATCAGCAGTGcatataaacatactagcaatatgctaattcatactataaacatattagcaaacatgctaattcatactataaacatactagcaaaaatgctaattcatgccataaacatactagcaaacatgctaattcatactataaacatactagcaaacatgctaattcacactaTAAACATAATAGCATTGCGGTAATTTATACTAGAATCGTGATAatttgttagcaactgcctaaaaaccactcagaacaccttagcaaccacctagcaaccgcctaacaaccactcagaacaccttagcaacgccttagcaaccactcaaaatactttagcaaccacttagcaacactttagcaaccactcaaaacaccttagcaatgacctagcaacatcttagtaaccacctagaactCCCTAGCaagtgcctagcaaccacttagaacaccctatcaatgccttagcaactgcctagcaaccactcagaacaccttagcaaccacgtaGCAACATCTTAGTagccacctagaacaccctagcaaccgcctagcaaccactcagaacaccttagcaactgcctagcaatgccttagcagcCACTCAAAATACTCTGCAACCACCTAGAACATTcttgcaacgccttagcaaccgcctagcaacaaccttgaacaccttaacaaccactcaTAATACCTTAGAAATTCCTTAGCAACCCCCTAGACCACCCTAGCAACGACTTAGCTACCACTCTGAAcagcctagcaaccgcctagcaatgccttagcaaccacataaaacaccctagcaacaccttagcaactactcagaacaccctagcaacaacttagcaaccgcctagcaacaccttagcaaccgcctagcaacaccttaacgaCTCAGAAcacgtaaaacctatgctggaatagttgccgaaAGAAGGGCACTgtagcctcacaacaagaaggtcgctggttcgagtcccggctgggtcagttggcatttctgtgtggagtttgcatgttctccccttgttggtgtgggcttcgtccgggtgctccggtttcccccacagtccaaatacatgcagtaggtgaattggatgatctaaattgaccatagtctatgagtgtgtatgggggtttcccagtactgggttgcagctagaagggcatccgttgcataaaacatatgccagaatagttggcggttcattccgctgtggcgacccctgataaataaggcactaacccgaaggaaaatgaatgaatgctcccAGAAGCCAGTAATTGATCACACAATCCACTTTCCATGTTCATCCTCTTTGGAAGTGAATATCCTGTAGTCAGTGTTGTGTTTTTCTTCACCTTTTGTAGTTTTGTTCTTGTATTTTGAGATTGTCATGCTGCTTCTACTGGTGACTGATGCAGACAGCCTTTGATGCCAACAACAAAAGTCTTGAAAAACGTGTCTCCTCCCATTTTAAAAGCTGATAAGCTGGTTTTATTTGTCGGCAGGGCCCACTAATTTACATCGGCCACTGTAGCGAGTTGTTTTGCATCAGAAAGCCAATGATCAAAGACGCCCATCCCATTAGCAATAATAATTGGAGCAGTGGAGCATCGCGCAAAGACATCGTAACTAGGCCACAGTCATGCTTCTACGCTTCATAACTTTTCACTGAACAGAGTAAAATAGGCCTTGTATTAAATCTTTTTATAGATTCTTTTGACAAGCAAGAAGCGTGATTACGAGCCTCAGGCTTTCGTGCAATATGATCTCCTGACAGTTGGCTTTTATTAGTTTAACTGTAACCACAGAAAGAAATTGTCACTTGTTTTTAATCAGTTTCGCAGCGTTCGCTTCAATTCATCTGTTGTTATTGGCCAACGTGTAAGAGATGCAGCTGCTTTTGAGTGTCAGCATGGAAATGTGACTTATTCTCCCTCTCTCCGTTTAATATTTGCAAATTCCCAGCCATCGTAACTCTTGTTACAACCAGAAAGCATTACCTCATGGCACCCAGAGCCACCGTCGTCGACTAGATTTAATATGAACAATCTGCTGCCTTCTGGATGTGACTCACTGACTCGTTCTGAACTCTCTTCCGTTACGTCCCTCGGCCAGCAAACATTATTTCATTACTTTTAACAGAAAACCACATAGTCCATGGTTTCATACTTCCAAAAGAGTTGTTCAACAGGAATAAACTCGCAGATGGTTATTATGATAGGATAAGTTAATGGAAACAGAGTAGTAAGCAGAAGTCTGGGGAATATTTTGGCCATATGACTGCGtattaaaagtttgaaaaaaagattatttttcatGCTCAATTTTGGTCAaatctagtaataataatagtatttataaGAAACGTAAGTAAAGagttttattatctgttttattaattttcagtTCTTTACttgattttataataataatttctaaaatttaaaagcattaaaacagAACAAACATCGATCTGTGGACATcggataaaaatatgtataatttagcattatttatatatatatatatatatatatatatatatatatatatatatatatatatatatatatataaagttgatgtcagaattattagcccccctgaattattagccctactgtttattttttccctcaaattctgtttaacggagagaagtttttttcaacacatttctaaacataatagttttaattactcatttctaataactgatttattttatctttgccatgatgacagtaaaattatattgtactagatatttttcaaggcacttctatacagcttaaagtgacatttaaaggcttaactaggttaattaggttaactaggcaggttagggtaattaggcaagttatagacaatcaaaaaaaattatagcttaaaggggctaataattttgaccataaaacttaagaactgctttaattctagcagaaataaaacaaataagactttctccagaagaaaaaatattatcagacatactgtaaaaatttccttgctctgttaaacatcatttgggaaatatttaaaaaagaaaaaagattcaaaggggggctaatcattctgactttaactgtatatattaataataataataaatgataacttgacttctagttgatcatttggaaaagtggcagaaggtggatttttccgatgaatcatctgttgaactgcatcccaatcatcacaaatactgcagaagacctgttagaacccacatggacccaaaattatcatagaaatcagtcaagtttggtgcaggaaaaatcatagtttggggttatattcagtatgggggtgtgcgagagatctgcagagtggatggcaacatcaacatcctgaggtatcaagacattttttctgcccattacattacaaaccacaggagagggcaaattcttcagcaggatagcgctcattctcatacttcagcctccacatcaaagttcctgaaagcaaaggtgctccaggattgatcagcccagtcaccagacatgaacattattgagcatgtctggagtaagatgaaggaggaggcattgaagatgaatccaaagaatcttgatgaactctgggagtcctgcaggaatgctttctttgacattccagatgactttattaataagttatttgagttattgtagagatgtatggatgcagtcctccaagctcatggcagtcatacacaatattaattttgtttccactgtaccatgactttatattctatactgtacattattactgttaagtgacaagacttttgtctaagcaaactcagaccttactgtcctaattaaataattaaaaatcaaggcatgatcatcttttatttttgtaaaatatatgtaggttagaggcctttgcttttcatataagccacttctgataccaaatgatcaactagaaaacaagttattatttgctgtttctaAAACTTTGATAGGGGACAAGAATTTTGCCAGGTAGTTTAAGAATATAGAAAAGCCCTACTTTGTTCATTtacttttcaaaatacaagcatgaCATATTAAAAGATCACAGTGCccaaattacacattttaaatctttatactatGCTATTATCTCTATAAACCCTGTAACCAATATGGGATGCTTGAGAACATTTCATTAAGATCTCATTTTGTTTATTGGTATATACGATATGGTTCAACAGTAGTAGTAAATGCTTTGGTATTTTGCCAACCATTGTTCACTTGTGTAAGGGTCATGTCAAAACTATAACAATCAGTATCATGAATACCCTTTTATGTTTGACAGATTCATTTGGATGtcttggaaatgttttttttacttccaaAGATTGCCTCCAGAACAAGGAATCGCTCCACTCTGTAAAAACAGAAAATTGCACGCTCTGCTAAACTATGACTGAATGAGTTGAACACTTCCTGCTCTTCCAAATAAACAGTGGGAGAGAATTGTGCGCAGATTTCTGAGAACTCGCGCTTCGGATATTGGCGAGCGCCAGCATAATGTGGAAGCCATATGACAGCTCTTTTCAAATGTCTTGCACATGTATTCAAGATTGGATGTAGAGAATTGAATCATTGTGCAAGAGCTCAATAATTGGTCACACGATAAATTATCTGAGTGTAAACAtgcaaacaaatgtttaaaataaaacatccatGGAGTTTCTTATCAAAATTACTTTAATGGTAGCAATAAATATGTTCACCCTCACCGTTATTAACAGATTAATGCTACATAAAATTTATTAGATGGAAGAATGAGACAAGTCTTGAAGACAACAGACTAATGCTTGAGAATGCAGAGTAGTTTATATCCGATGTAGTCCATATGTGCGCTTCAATTCAAATTAATTCTCATTTCTTCATTCGCAGTCATCTGATTGTCCATCCATATTCCCCATGTCTTTGGTTTTAAATCTGAAATGTGTCCTTTCCGCACTCCAATTatcaaaataatgattatttttgaAAGATACCCACAACTCTAAAGTCTCCCATTGGTCAGTCACACAGAAAACCCCGCCCTAATATCACGCCATTGGTGCATAGTTTGCTTTTCACTGTTATTGTTCGGTAACTCTGCTGGAATGTCGGTAAATGtatattctacagaacaattGGGTTTTAAATGTGCCATTTATCTTTATTCAAATATCAAACACATGATAGACATTAAAATTAATGCAGATATAGTATATGATTAAAAAGATTTTCTATGTACATTTTTGCTAAATGAAACTCTCTTCAGATTAAAGTCTTATTTCAGAGCATTTGCAGCAAGCGTTTTGTCGAAGCACCTAAGTGAAGGATCCTCCAGTTTTTAAGATTGTAAGTCCGTCATAAACAGGGCAGAATTTGAACAATGTGCACACTGTATATGGCTTGTCGTGTTTTAGAAAAGATGAATAATCCATGTATTCAGAAGCGCTAGCAGGATCACCGAAGAGTGCAGTGCATTAGCAGAGCTTTTCTTTGGTGCTTTTGAATGATCACTGTAGGGACTGTGGCGCGGCTCCACCCTGATGCTTGTGCTGCATTGCACCATTGGTGGCTGAAAGGACGTTGGCCTTTTTGCAGGTCGTTCTGGGCTGGATCCATCCGTAGGCCTTTCCCCATTGAATAACAGCAGATGACCTTTACGATCCACCTCCATCTTAAACAGCTCATACTCTTTGTGTGGAAGTCGTATCCCCAATGCATCGCAACCCTTCGTCCAGGTTATGTCTTGCTCAGTGCCTGCTTCCCATCCACCTGCTTGTCCACATCTTCCATTTTGCGTTGAATTCAATTCTCGTAACAACGCCCGGTCGAACACGATCACTTTTGCACCTGTCACTTTAAAGACGAGTTCGGTGGCTCCACGTACTTTTACGGATTGTCCTACTTTAACGTAATGACCTGATGCTGATAGTGTAAAGCTAGGCTGGCGGCATGTTGGGTCAGAGTAGTGATGATATGTGCCCTCCCAAGTGCGTTGCTCCTCGTTGAAAGCAAAGAGGCGGGTAAGGAAGAGGATGGCGGGACGGGACTCGCAACGTTGGCTTACCCAGTTTCCATTTAGATTCAGAGGGATGGAAGGGGATGGAGGGAGAATGGGCGGATGCTGCTCTGAGGCTCGATATACCAGGCTGCACACTGGGCATGGGTGGATGTGATGCTGAAAGTGAAAAACAGTGTTTTTATtgattgtattaaaatgtttttttgattattattattattatagcattaAGTAGTACATTTTTGGAATgataaaaggtcattttaatCAGTAAGCATGCGTTAAATTGATAGAAAGTGACACTGAAGATATTTATAATGTTTGTGAAAAGttcacatttcaaataaatgctgttattttccATTTTCTGTTTATCAAAGAACTGGAAAAAAATAATTTCCACAATTAAATTACACAgtacaactcattcattcattcattttccttcggcttagtctcttcaggtcaccacagcagaatgaaccgccaaatattccggcatatgttttacacagcggatgcccttccagctgcaacccagtactgggaaacatgcatacactcttgcattcacactcaatttattcaattcactcatagcgcatgtctttggactgtggggaaatctagagcacctggagaaagcccatgcacacagaaatgccaactgacccagccgggactcgaaccagcggccttcttgctgtgaggcgacagtgctaaccactgagccaccgtgccgttaTCCCAGCAGAGCTGTTCATAATTATTAcgcaacaataattataatgatagGAAATATTTATTGAGCTCCAAATCAGCATTAGAATTATATCTAAAGGAGTATCAATGTAGAACTGAACACTTATGGGTTTTTCTTGATTGTAGTAGTCTTTTTGAGCATCAGATATAAAGAGACTTGACACATTAAAAAGATGCCAACCCCaaattttgtaataatatatacatcaaCCATTCATTTGTTTCTGTGTAGTGGAAAGAGCTTATTTCTAAACTTATTTGTGCAGTTAAACTAGCTTAGTCAAAAGCTTTATTATTAGtagaaaatagtttttaaaattggCAAGGAATATTTTGTTGGCTCTAGTGCAATGAGAAAGTAACCTCCATTTTCAGAGAcaataaatattgaataatttgtGCCAGTGctgatgaaaaaataaaaagctggaTGTGCTTTATTTAGGCAAGCTGCCATGATTATAAATTGCAAGACTTAAAATAATTCATAGAAATCTTATCTATAGTATACATTGTTGCATTTACATGCATTCATTGCATGCCAACAAATTTGGCATGACATAAGTATATCAATCTCTACATTCTGTTTTTTGTACGTTATATGTGCATGAGTATGAACAACCAATAATTAATTTCAATGCTCACTGGTGTCACTAAATAGTTTAAAATGTCTACATATATTGCTGTTATCTCCGTGGTCACTGAATATAATCAgacccctagtttttcacaaattttttgtgtgaatttttgtgataaaaatgactgattttgtggtggtaattgcCAGaaatttgaggtcaaaattattagcccctttaagctatattgttttttGATAGTccactgaacaaaccatcgttatacaataacttgcctaattaaactaaccTGCCtatagataacctaattaacctagttaagcctttaaatgtcactttaagctgtatagaagtgtcttgaaaaatatctattaaaatgttatttactgtcatcatctcaaagataaaataaatcagttattagaaatgagttattaaaactattatgtttataaaacaaaatacaaaatcatttatcgatttgatGCACTAAACCAGCCATACATATAAAGCAAAagtaatgtccttcaattcagtcACTTTCAgcggccgtcatccttgaacTTATCTCcgtcattgtaagctgcttgcttttctgtctgttccactgTTCCGTTTGTTAGATCTTTGTTCCCACTTTCTTTGCAGTCTAAAGctcgtcaaacgcacaaaacgcaCAATTCGCTCCATAGGATGTCTAATCCCATCTTTgcatgacttcacatgtaaattactgCTTTATCAGCATCTGTTTGCTGCATAGGTTGCAAACATCCCCCCTTCATGTAAGGgtgcaggtgagacgtcatttttcacgtcatacatcacgtgcgctgcgtatgcaacatCTATATGTCATGTAAAACATTAattgcaaactaaaataa
Above is a window of Danio aesculapii chromosome 6, fDanAes4.1, whole genome shotgun sequence DNA encoding:
- the LOC130231256 gene encoding LOW QUALITY PROTEIN: protein APCDD1-like (The sequence of the model RefSeq protein was modified relative to this genomic sequence to represent the inferred CDS: inserted 4 bases in 3 codons; deleted 3 bases in 3 codons), giving the protein MVFNCHDDKSIDLKPFCFILSVKVRPGPEFLTRSYTFYQSPTRLFRALQHYYSXSECHVPTYSLVIRGKLRLRQASWITRGATEAEHHLHKVGMVIHSQKAIHHLATRLPSSCLGLKAEGHLVLHRFYELFSAKQRKTVXGALGFSMMELELLRVETHHHPHSRPAQELFLGEVHTDWNXRVHYRPSGYQEPLQNAMHHIHPCPVCSLVYRASEQHPPILPPSPSIPLNLNGNWVSQRCESRPAILFLTRLFAFNEEQRTWEGTYHHYSDPTCRQPSFTLSASGHYVKVGQSVKVRGATELVFKVTGAKVIVFDRALLRELNSTQNGRCGQAGGWEAGTEQDITWTKGCDALGIRLPHKEYELFKMEVDRKGHLLLFNGERPTDGSSPERPAKRPTSFQPPMVQCSTSIRVEPRHSPYSDHSKAPKKSSANALHSSVILLALLNTWIIHLF